The Streptomyces vinaceus genome contains the following window.
GGGCGATGGTGCTCGGCTTCGGGGTCCCGCTGGTCCTGGCGTTCCTGGTCCCGCTGGTCGCGGTCTTCCTGATGCCGGGCGCGGTGGCCGGGGCCACGCTCATGGTCCGGGAGCTGCGCGGTGAGGACGAGGAGCGGGCCGAGGGGGACGGGGCCGACGGGGGCGGGGCCGAGGGCCCGGCCGACGGGACGGCGCGGCAGGAGCGGCCGGGACAGCACGGAGACCCGGCCCCGCAGCAGCCGTCCCCGTACACCGGGCCGTACGCGGCCGGGCCCCGGTACCCGGCGCCGCAGCAGAACCCGTACGCGCAGTAACCGCTAGGACTGCGCCCGGGGCTCCACCCACAGGGCCTCGCCGAGCGCGCACAGGTCGCCGTCGGCGGTGGCCAGGGCCGTGCCCACGCGGTACTTTCGGCCCTCGCCGCCGAGCAGCCAGGCGTACGAGACGAGGCCCGCGCCGACCGGCACCGGGCGCAGCAGCCGCGCGGTCAGGGCCGCGGTGACGGCGCCGGCCCGCCGGCCGTCGAGCAGCCGCCCGGCCGCGTTGCCCGGGCAGTCCAGCGCCCCCCACACCAGTTCGGGCGGCAGCAGTCCGTCCCCACCGGCGAGTGCGGGGCCCGGGGTCCAGGCCGCCGCGACCAGCGGGGCGTCGGAGACCCGGCCGCAGTGCAGGCGCAGTCCGGTGTCGGGGGTGCGGTGCAGACCGCAGCCGAAGCAGTCGACCATCCCGTCCGGGGGCGCCGCCCGGTAGGCCTCGGCCGCCGCGGAGGCCAGCTCCCAGGACGGCGGCCCGGGGGCGTCCACGGGCGGCTCGGCGGGGCTCGCCGTCGCCAGCAGGAGCTCGCCGTCCACCAGCTCGACGCCGCCGTCGGCGGTCGGGGCGAGGCGTACCGGTGCCTCCGTGGGCACCGGCCGGCGGAAGTCCACCCGTACGGTCTTCGCGTCCGCCCGGGCGGCCAGCACCCCGGCCACGTAGCCGCCGAAGGCCACCCCGGGATATCCGCTGAGGTGGCCCGGAACCGTGATCGTCTCGAAGTCGGTCATGGCCGCCACCCCATCACACGCGTCGTCCGCGTCACAGACCCCGGCGCGGCGGCCCCGCAACTATCGCGGGCGCCCGTTCGTCCTCCATCCTTGAGGGACGCGCGCCGCGCGCAGGGGCTTCGGAGGTGGCCGGATGGCAGAACAGCCGTGGGGGCAGCCGTATCCGGTCCGCCCGCAGCAGGCGTACGGGCAGCCGTGGCAGCCCACGCCCGCCGCGCCGACCGCGCAGTCCGCGATGCGCGCGTCGAACACCGACCGGGACCGGACGGTGGACGTGCTCAAGGCGGCGTACGCCGAGGGCCGGCTCTCCCGCGACGAGTACGGGCAGCGCTTCGACGCCGCGTACAAGGCGCAGACGTACGGCCAGCTCGCGCAGCTGGTCGCGGACCTGCCCGCCGGGCCGATGCCGGGCCCGTTCGGTGCCGCGGCGGGGCTGCCCGCCGCGTACGGACCGGCGCCCATGCCGATGCCGCCACCGATGCCGATGCCCGCCCGCCGGGTCAACGGGATGGCGATCACCTCGCTCGCGCTCGGCGTGCTGAGCCTGCCGACCCTCGGGGCCGCAGGACTGGGCGCCGTGGCCACCGGGCACGTCGCCAAGGCGCAGATCCGGGCGCGGGGCGACGAGGGCACCGGGCTCGCGACGATCGGGCTGGTGCTCGGCTGGCTGTCCGTGGGCGGCTGGGTGCTGCTCTTCCTGCTCGCCGCACTCGGGGTCCTCGACTGACGTGAGCCGCCCGGGCCCGCGGACTCCGCCGTTCCGGGACCGGTGGCCGTCACCGGCGGCCCGATAGTATGCGTGGCGGCAAGCGCCGAGGCCGTCCCACACCGTCCTTGAGTGGGTCCGGAGCCGGGCAGTGGAGCGCCGAGAACGACGACCGGCCGTCGCGCCGAGCATCGACCAGCAGTAGGGACACCGTCAGTGACAGTCAGTACCGAGGGGTCGGCGGCCGTGCGCCCCGTTCCCCCGAGCGGACCGGCCGCGCACGCCCCCGGCAGCTCGAAGTCCTCGGACGCGGACCGGGCCCGGGCGCCGCGAGGAGGCCTGCGCTCCCGTGGTGGGCTCCTGCTGCTGGAAGCGGCCGTGGCGTTCGCCGCGGCGCTGCTCCTCCCGCTGCTGGCACGCGGGTTCAAGCTCGACCCGCTCAACCGGATCGCCCAGGTCAGCGGTCTGGCCGCGATCCAGCTGCGGTTCGCGCTGGTCGGGCTCCTGTTCATCGGCGCCGTGGTGCTGGCGATGCGGCTGCGCGGCGGCCGCCACTTCGACCTCGCCACGCGCCTGGCCGCCGCCGCTCTCGCCGGCCTGGCCAGCGGCTTCGTCGCGGCGGGCGCCGTCGTCGCGCTGCTGGGCACGCCGTGGCCGATGTTCGGCCTCAACGGGGACAGCGGCCGCATCGTCGAATGGGCCCACGCCGTCGCGAACGGACAGCCGTCGGGCTCGCCGGTCTACCCGCCGATGCCGCTCTACACCCTCGGCTACTACGCCGAGTGGTTCCACGGCGGCAACACCGCCTACGCCTTCAAGGACCTCCAGATCCTGGGCGCCGCCGCCTTCGGCCCGCTGGTCTACCTCGCCTGGCGGATGCTGCTGAGCCCGGTGCGGGCGCTGGCCTTCGGTGTCGTGCCCGCCTTCGCGCTGATCGACTCGTACAAGCCGTACAGCCAGACCGTGCTCGTCCTGCTGATCCCGGTGCTGGTGGCGATGGTCGTGGCACTGCGCCGCAGTGGTACCGAGGGCTGGCGCCCGCTGCTGCTCAAGGGCGCCGGGTTCGGCGCGGTGCTGGGCGTGCTCTTCCTCACGTACTCGGGCTGGTTCCTGTGGAGCGCGGCCGGCGTGCTGTTCGCCGCCCTGCTGTACTTCCCGTGGAAGACCGGCCGGCTCAAGGGCGCGGCCTTCATGGGCAGCGCGCTGGCGGCGTTCCTCGTGGTGGCCGGGCGCTACCTGATGGTCATGCTGAAGGAAGGGCAGACCACCAAGGACTACAACTTCCGCTTCGACAACTTCACGGACCCCGCCTACTACCTGATGTGGCGCACCGACATGCCCGGCAAGGTGGGCGACTGGCCGCCGCCGGGGGAGTTCGGCGGGGTGGGGCTGTTCGCCCTGGTGACCTTCGTGTGCCTGGGCGCCGCGATCTGGCTGGGCCTGCGCAAGCCGCTGGTCGTCACCATCGCCGCCATGTTCATCAGCGCGTGGGTCATGCGCATGTACATCGCCTCGCACATGTACGAGACGCAGACGGTCCAGCTGTACACGCGCACCAACAACCAGCTGCTCTACTGCGGGCTGATCCTGTGCGCGCTGGTGGCGCACCTGGTCTCGCTGAGGCTGGCCGAGCGGCGTACGGCGACGGCGGCCACTGCGCCGGAGGCCACCGTCCCGCAGAGCGCCGCGCCCGCCGCCGGCCGCAGCGGCTTCCCCGGCCGCGAGGGCGCCGTCATCGGAACCCTGTGCGCCCTCCTCCTGCTCCTCGGCACGGTCTCGTCCTCGATGTCGGACCGCTACATGCCGGCGCAGGACGGCACCTACCGGATCCTGCCCTGGGTCTCGCACACCATCCGCCAGCAGGACGGCAAGTGCCCGAAGTTCGCGCCGAAGGGCGAGTGCTCCAAGGACGGCGACCAGAGCTGGCTGAGCTACATCCGATGAGCAGAGGGAAGCGATGATCTCCGCACTGACGCGCCTGGCCGACTGGTCGGCCCGGACCCCGAAGCGGCTCTGGGCCATCGCCTTCGCGCTGTTCTTCACGCTCGCGGCCTCCTGGTCCGCCGCCACCCCGCTCGGCGGCTCCCCGGACGAGCACGCCCACTTCATCCGCGCGGCCGCCGTCGCCCGGGGCCAGATCGGCGGGCCCGAGGTGATGGTCCCGCACATGGTGGCGGGCATCGAGGGCAAGTTCGCCGAGACCGGGGTGCAGCTTCCCGAGTGGTACAAGCCGCTGCCCAAGCAGCACGAGTGCTACGCCTGGCACGAGGACCGGCCGGCCTCCTGCGCGCCCGCGATCGGGCATTCCGAGAAGACCGTCCAGGTCACGACGGCCGCCGGCCGGTACCACCCGGCGTACTACCTCGTGACCGGCTGGCCCAGCCTGCTGGTCGACGGCCCCAAGGGGCTGTACCTGATGCGGCTGATGTCGGCCGCGCTGTGCTCGGCCCTGCTGGCGAGCGCCGTGGTCACGGCCGCCGAGTGGCGGCGCAGGCGCTCGGTGGCGCTGCTCGGCGTGTTCACCGCGGCCACGCCGATGGCCCTGTACATGGCCGGCATGGTCAACCCGAGCGGCGGTGAGATCGCCGCCGGCGTCCTGGTGTGGACCGCCCTGCTGTCGATCCTGATGTCGCCCGATCCGCGGCTGCTGAACCGGCGGCTGGCCCGGGTCGGCATCGGCGGGCTCGTCCTGATCAACATCCGCCCGCTCGGGCTGATCTGGTTCGCCGGCGCCGTCTTCTTCGGCCTGCTCCTCGCCCGGCGGGGTGTCCTGCGCTCGGTGCTGCGCCGCAAGGCCCTGTGGCTGTGGACCGCCCTGCTCGGGCTGGCCACGGCCGGTGCGCTGCTCTGGGCCGGGGCGCACCCCGACAACTCGGTGATCAACACGCCCAAGACGCTGACCGCCAAGGAGGCGGCCCGCCAGACCTTCGGCAACACCGAGACGTACGTCCACCAGATGCTCGGCTACTTCGGCTGGCTGGACACCCCCGCGCCCGCCTTCACCTGGCTGGTCTGGCTGGGCGTGATCGCGGTCGTGACCGGGCTGGCGCTGGCGTACGGGCGGGGGCGCGAGGCGGTGGCCCTGGTCGGCATGCTCGTGGCCATCGTGGTGGTGCCGGTCGCGGCCCAGGCCTCCCAGGCGGAACAGCTCGGCATGGTCTGGCAGGGCCGCTACCTGCTGCCGTTCGCCGTGGGCCTGCCGCTGATGGCGGTGCTGATCTGCGCGAGCCGGGCGCCCGAGCAGGGGTTCCCGTGGCGCAGGCTCGTCGGTTTCGGCGTCGCCGGGCTGGCGCTGGCGAACGCGGCGGCGTTCTTCTGGGCGCTGCGGCGCTTCGCGGTCGGCGTCAACGGGCCGTGGGTGCCGTTCTCGGCGCACTGGGCACCGCCCGGCGGCTGGGTGCTGTGGACGGCGCTCTACACGGCGGCGGCGTTCGCGCTGGTGCTGCCGGCGCTGGTGCGGGACCGCGAGCCCGTCGCGGTGGACGATCCCGCCGGGCGGGACGCGCACACCCGCACCGGACGGCACTCCAAGGTGCCGGCGATCAGCTGACGGACGTCTCCGCGGGGGCCGTCTCCGCGGGGGCCGTGGCAGCGGCCGCGGGGGCTGGGGCCACCTCGGCCGTCACCACCGAGGCCGTACGGTCGTCCGCCTCGGCCAGCAGCGCGCCGCCCGGGGCCCAGATCGCGGAACGGCCGCAGCCGGTCCACGCGCCCGCCGGGCCGACGTGGTTGGCGAGGACGACGTACAGGCCGTGCTCCTCGGCGATCCCGGGGTACACGGTGGCCCGCTCCCGGATCCCGTCGCCCGTCCCGTACAGGGAGCTCGCCAGGTGGACCCGGCAGCCGTCCGCCGCGGCGCGGCCGGTGAGCCGGGGGAAGTGGTTGTCGTAGCAGACGCCGAGCGAGAACGGGATCCCGCCGAGCGTGAAGCGGCCCTGGCTCTCGCCGGCCGCGAACACGCCCTGCTCGTGCCCGTACAGGTGCTGCTTGGCGTACGTGGTCACATGGCTGCCGTCCGCCCCGTAGACCAGGGTCGCGAGGGCGGGCAGCGGGCCCGCGGTGCGCAGGGCGGCGTTGAACGCGACGGCGATGCCTGCGGAGCGCAGCGGATCCAGCCGGGGGTCGTCGGCGTCCGCCAGCCACAGCCCGGGGTCGGTGGCCAGGGCCTCCAACTCGTATCCGGTCAGGGCCAGCTCGGGGAACACGACGAGCTCGGCGCCCTGCGCCCGGGCCTCGGCGGCGAGTGCGACGCTCAGCTCCGTGTTGGCGGACGGGTCGGCCGGGACGCAGGTGAGCTGCGCTGCTGCGATCTTCACGGACCCAGCATGCCAGCCCGCGCCGCGCACCCGGCAGCCGGTACGGGGCTCGACGCGGCGGCGCGGCCGGGCGATGCTGTAACGGTCCGCTCGTGCACCGCAGTTGACGGAGGGCCGGCCGATGCCCGACTGGATCCACCCCCTCCTCGCCGCCGTCCTCCTGGTCCTGTCGTACCGTCTGGTCCGCACCAGCGGGGCGGGGTTGCGGGTGGCCGTGCTCCTGATGGCCCTGCTGAACGCGGGCGCGCTGTGGCTGCTCGCGGCCACCGGTCCGGCCTGGGCCGTGGTCGCCGTCGCCCTCGTGTCCCTGGTGGCCGCGGTCCACAGCCTGCTGGCGGCGACGCGGGCCCTGGCCGCCCGCATCCAGCGGGTCGACGCCGAGGCCTTCCGGGACCTGGTCCGGCAGGCGGCGAGCGCACCCGGGCCCCAGGTCGTGGGCGTCTGCGTGATGTTCAGCGGGGCGCTCGTCCTGACCGCCTTCGCCGACGACGCGCACCCGGAGGGCCGCCAGTTCCACCTCGTGCCCGGTACGCACTGCCCGTTCTGCCTGGTGGAGGACCAGATCCGGGAGTTCCTCGGTCCCGCGGACCCGCTGCTCGGCGCGTACCGCACCCACCTGGCGGAGGGCAGCAGCCGCCACCTCCTGGTCAAGCGGCGTTCGGAGCGGGAGCCCTGGACGGGACGCCTGCGCGATCGGGTCTACTACCGGGTCCCCGCCCCCGCCCTGCGCCCGCCCTGCGCCGTCCACGACCCGCTGCTGGGCCGCCCGTAGGGGCCGGCCGCTACGCCGCGTCCGAGCCGCGCAGCAGGGTCAGGAAGGAGCGGAAGGCGGCCGGCATGTCCACGGACTCCGGGGCGAGCAGCCACTGGTACTGGAGGCCGTCCATGACGGCGGTCAGCAGCGGGGCCGCCTGCTCCGGGGTGAGGCCCGACGGCAGCCGGTCGCCGAACTCGGCGCGCAGCACCGCCGCCATCTCCGAGCGCACCTGCGCGTAGCGCTCGGTGAAGAACTCCCGCGCCGGATGCCCGTCGGTGACGCTTTCACCCAGCAGCGCCGAGAAGGTCTGCACGATGCCGGGGCGCATGGCGTTGTACTCCACCAGCGAGGCCAGCAGGTCCAGGCGCCAGGTGCCGGCCGAGGCGCGCGAGCCTCCGCCGGTGTCCCAGCGGTCGCGCTCCTCCAGCACCGCGACCAGCAGCGCCTCCTTGGTCGGGAAGTAGTGCAGCAGCCCCTGCTGGGTCAGGCCGACCCGCTCGGCCACCGCGCCCAGCGACGCGCCGCGGTAGCCGCGCTCCGCGATCACCTCGACCGCCGCGCGGACGATGTCGCCGCGTCGCTCCTCGCTCCTCGCCCTGGCCATCGCCCGCTACCTCTTCCGCTCGCGCCGCGCCGTGCCGCCTGACGGCGGGACCGTACGTACGTTATCCGAATATCACGAACATGTTACGAACCCTACCGCTCTACCGGTATCAGGTCCACGATGGGGACACCCCACGGCACGCGCAACGCCATCACCCGCACGCACGCACGCACTCAACGAGGAGGCACGGCCGTGACCGATGCCGATCAGGTCCGCCACGACGCCGTAGAAGCGGCTCTCGGCAAGCTGGACCTCGACACCAAGGCCCGTCTGCTGGCCGGCCAGGACATGTGGTCCCTGCCCGCCGTTCCCGAGATCGGGCTGGAGTCCCTGGTCATGTCCGACGGCCCCATCGGGGTCCGCGGCGTGCGCTGGACCGCCGACGACCCGTCCATCGCCCTGCCCTCCCCGACCGCGCTGGCCGCCGCCTGGGACCCCGCGCTCGCCCGCCGCGCCGGCCGGCTCCTCGCCCAGGAGGCCCGCCGCAAGGGCGTCCACGTCCTCCTCGCCCCCACCGTCAACCTCCACCGCTCCCCGCTCGGCGGCCGCCACTTCGAGTGCTATTCCGAGGACCCGTACCTCACCGGCGCCATCGGCTCGGGCTACGTGAACGGCGTCCAGGACGGCGGCGTCGGCACCACCGTCAAGCACTTCGTCGGCAACGACGCCGAGACCGAACGGTTCACCGCCGACAGCGTCATCGCCCCGCGCCCGCTGCGGGAGCTGTACCTGGCGCCCTTCGAGGCGATCGTCGCGAACGCCCACCCCTGGGGCATCATGACGGCCTACAACCGGGTCAACGGCACGACGATGACCGAGAACCAGGACCTCGTGAACGAGGTCCTGCGCGCCGAATGGGGCTTCGACGGGTACAACGTCTCCGACTGGATGGCCGCCCGCTCCACCACCGGCGACATCCTCGGCGGCCTCGACGTGGCCATGCCCGGACCGCAGACCGTGTACGGGCCCGCCCTCGCCGAAGCCGTCCGGGCCGGCGAGGTCCCCGAGTCCGCCGTGGACGAGGCCGTGCGCAACGTCCTGCGCCTCGCCGCACGCGTCGGCGTCCTGCAGGGCGCCCCGGCCGTCGTCACCGAGGCCCCGGCGGCGATCGACGGACAGGCGCTGGCCCGCGAGCTCGCCGCCCGCGGCTTCGTCCTCGTACGCAACGAGAACGCGACCCTTCCGCTGGAGGCCGCCCCCGGCCGCACCGTCGCCCTGCTCGGCGCGGCCGCCCGCGACGCCCGCGTCCTCGGCGGCGGCTCGGCCACCGTCTTCCCCGAGCGGATCGTCTCCCCGCTGGACGGGCTGACCGCCGCCCTCCCGGACGGAGCCCTGACCTTCCGCGTGGGGGCCGACCCCTCCGACGAGCTCACCCCCGCCGACCAGGGCTTCGGACTCCGCGCGATCTGCCGCGACGGCTCCGGCGCCGTCCTCGGCGAGGGCAGCCTGCCCACCGGCCAGGTCCAGTGGATCGGCGACGACCTGCCCGCGGGCGCCTCGTACGAGACCATGGCGACCATCGAGGTCACCGGTACGTTCGTGCCGCGCGAGAGCGGCGAGCACGCCTTCGGCACCCGCGGGCTCGGCGCCTTCGCCCTCGCGGTCGGCGGCGAGACCCTATGGGAGGGCGTCCAGCCGATGGGCAACGAGGCCGACCCCTTCGAGGCCTTCTTCGGCGCCCCCAGCGAACGCGGCCGCGTCACCCTCACCGAGGGCCGGCCGGTCGAGGTCTCGCTGACCTTCCAGGTCCCCGACACGAGCACCCTGCCGCTCCGGGCGATCATGTTCTCGCTGCTCCACCTCGGCCCGCGGCGCGACGCCGACGAGCTGATCGCCGAGGCCGTGGAGGCAGCCCGCGCCGCCGACACCGCCGTGGTGGTCGTCGCGACCACCGAGCGCGTGGAGTCCGAGGGCTTCGACCGCAGCGACCTGCGCCTGCCGGGCCGCCAGGACGACCTCGTGCGCGCCGTCGCCGCCGCCAACCCGAACACCGTGGTCGTCGTCAACGCCGGCTCCCCGGTCGAGCTGCCGTGGCGGGACGAGGTGGCCGCCGTACTCCTGACCTGGTTCCCCGGCCAGGAGGGCGGGGCGGCGCTGGCCGACGTGCTGCTCGGGCTCGCCGAGCCGGGCGGGCGCCTGCCCACCACCTGGCCCGCACGGTTCTCCGACGCGCCGGTCACCGAGGTGACCCCGGCCGAGGGGCGCCTGGAGTACACCGAGGGCCTCTTCATCGGCTACCGGGCGTACGAGCGTCAGGGCATCGCCCCCGCCTACCCGTTCGGGCACGGCCTCGGCTACACCGACTGGGCGTACGAGTCCCTGGAGGTCACCGGCGCCACCGCCCGGGTCCGCGTCACCAACACCGGCACCCGGGCCGGGCGCGAGGTCGTCCAGCTCTACGTCGCTCCCGCGGGCGCGGCGTCCGGCGGCGCGGCCTCCGACGGGGGGCAGGGCGCGGCCGTGGAACGGCCGGCGAGCTGGCTGGCCGCGTTCGCGGGCGTCGAGGCGGGCCCCGGCGAGAGCGTCGAGGCCGAGATCGCCCTGCCCGCCCGGGCCTTCGAGGTCTGGGACGAGGAGACCGGCCGCTGGCGGCGGATCGGCGGCGCCTACGAGGTCCGCGCGAGCCACGCCCACGGCGACACCCGCCTGACGGCGACCCTGGAGGTCTAGGGGGTGTCCGGAAATCACCCATGAACCGGACCGGGGGCGGGCCCTGACACCCGCCCCCGGTCCCCATGCCCTCCCGCGTCAGCGCGGCGGCTCGGCCGCCGTCACCTGGCGGTGCGCCAGCTCCGCGAGCCGCGCCTGCCCGTCCTTGCCCGGGTGGAACCAGTCCCAGCGGCTCAACTGCTGCGCGGAGAAGGGGTACTGGAATACCGCGCCGCCGTCGTAGCGGCACAGCGCGTCCTTCGCGCAGACCTCGCGCAGCACTTCGTTGTACTCGACCACCCGCGCCCGCACCTGCTCGCGCCGGGCCGTCGCCCCGGTCGCCACCGACAGCGGGTCGGCGAGCATCGACTGACAGATCCCCAGCTTCCAGATCTGCCGCACCATCGGGGCGTCCTTGCCCTGCTCCCACAGCCGCTGGAGGTCCGGCACGCTGGAGACGTACACCTGGGAGGCGGGGGAGGCCGCGCGCAGGCCGGCGAGGGCCTTCTCGAACCCGGCCCGGAACTCCGCCACCGGCGTCATCGACGAAGCCGTCGGCCGACAGGCGTCGTTCGAGCCCACCATCACCGTGACCAGATCGGGCCTGTGCTCCGCGGCCGAGGCCAGCTGCCCCGCGAGGTCCGCCATCCGCGCGCCGGTCACGGCGTAGTTCCAACTGCGCGCCGGCACCTCGGCCTCCCCGAGCAGCCGGGCCGCGAGCGAGTGGACGGCCGGGTCGTTCCCGGTGGCCCAGGAGACCTCCGGGCAGTCCGCCAGCACCGAACAGGCGTCGAAACCCCGCGTGATGGAATCGCCGGCGGCGGCCACCGAGGCGGGCGCGGTGTTCCAGCGCGGCCCGGCGTGCGATCCGTGCTCACCCTCCGTGTCCGACCCGCCCGACTGACATCCGGTCAGCACCCCGGCCAGGAGCACCGTCGCCGCGCCCGCGCCCGCGAGGGTCCGGC
Protein-coding sequences here:
- a CDS encoding DUF2142 domain-containing protein, with product MISALTRLADWSARTPKRLWAIAFALFFTLAASWSAATPLGGSPDEHAHFIRAAAVARGQIGGPEVMVPHMVAGIEGKFAETGVQLPEWYKPLPKQHECYAWHEDRPASCAPAIGHSEKTVQVTTAAGRYHPAYYLVTGWPSLLVDGPKGLYLMRLMSAALCSALLASAVVTAAEWRRRRSVALLGVFTAATPMALYMAGMVNPSGGEIAAGVLVWTALLSILMSPDPRLLNRRLARVGIGGLVLINIRPLGLIWFAGAVFFGLLLARRGVLRSVLRRKALWLWTALLGLATAGALLWAGAHPDNSVINTPKTLTAKEAARQTFGNTETYVHQMLGYFGWLDTPAPAFTWLVWLGVIAVVTGLALAYGRGREAVALVGMLVAIVVVPVAAQASQAEQLGMVWQGRYLLPFAVGLPLMAVLICASRAPEQGFPWRRLVGFGVAGLALANAAAFFWALRRFAVGVNGPWVPFSAHWAPPGGWVLWTALYTAAAFALVLPALVRDREPVAVDDPAGRDAHTRTGRHSKVPAIS
- a CDS encoding hotdog fold domain-containing protein, giving the protein MTDFETITVPGHLSGYPGVAFGGYVAGVLAARADAKTVRVDFRRPVPTEAPVRLAPTADGGVELVDGELLLATASPAEPPVDAPGPPSWELASAAAEAYRAAPPDGMVDCFGCGLHRTPDTGLRLHCGRVSDAPLVAAAWTPGPALAGGDGLLPPELVWGALDCPGNAAGRLLDGRRAGAVTAALTARLLRPVPVGAGLVSYAWLLGGEGRKYRVGTALATADGDLCALGEALWVEPRAQS
- a CDS encoding DUF1707 and DUF4190 domain-containing protein, translating into MAEQPWGQPYPVRPQQAYGQPWQPTPAAPTAQSAMRASNTDRDRTVDVLKAAYAEGRLSRDEYGQRFDAAYKAQTYGQLAQLVADLPAGPMPGPFGAAAGLPAAYGPAPMPMPPPMPMPARRVNGMAITSLALGVLSLPTLGAAGLGAVATGHVAKAQIRARGDEGTGLATIGLVLGWLSVGGWVLLFLLAALGVLD
- a CDS encoding TetR/AcrR family transcriptional regulator, which codes for MARARSEERRGDIVRAAVEVIAERGYRGASLGAVAERVGLTQQGLLHYFPTKEALLVAVLEERDRWDTGGGSRASAGTWRLDLLASLVEYNAMRPGIVQTFSALLGESVTDGHPAREFFTERYAQVRSEMAAVLRAEFGDRLPSGLTPEQAAPLLTAVMDGLQYQWLLAPESVDMPAAFRSFLTLLRGSDAA
- a CDS encoding carbon-nitrogen hydrolase family protein, with the translated sequence MKIAAAQLTCVPADPSANTELSVALAAEARAQGAELVVFPELALTGYELEALATDPGLWLADADDPRLDPLRSAGIAVAFNAALRTAGPLPALATLVYGADGSHVTTYAKQHLYGHEQGVFAAGESQGRFTLGGIPFSLGVCYDNHFPRLTGRAAADGCRVHLASSLYGTGDGIRERATVYPGIAEEHGLYVVLANHVGPAGAWTGCGRSAIWAPGGALLAEADDRTASVVTAEVAPAPAAAATAPAETAPAETSVS
- a CDS encoding beta-glucosidase family protein, with the translated sequence MGTPHGTRNAITRTHARTQRGGTAVTDADQVRHDAVEAALGKLDLDTKARLLAGQDMWSLPAVPEIGLESLVMSDGPIGVRGVRWTADDPSIALPSPTALAAAWDPALARRAGRLLAQEARRKGVHVLLAPTVNLHRSPLGGRHFECYSEDPYLTGAIGSGYVNGVQDGGVGTTVKHFVGNDAETERFTADSVIAPRPLRELYLAPFEAIVANAHPWGIMTAYNRVNGTTMTENQDLVNEVLRAEWGFDGYNVSDWMAARSTTGDILGGLDVAMPGPQTVYGPALAEAVRAGEVPESAVDEAVRNVLRLAARVGVLQGAPAVVTEAPAAIDGQALARELAARGFVLVRNENATLPLEAAPGRTVALLGAAARDARVLGGGSATVFPERIVSPLDGLTAALPDGALTFRVGADPSDELTPADQGFGLRAICRDGSGAVLGEGSLPTGQVQWIGDDLPAGASYETMATIEVTGTFVPRESGEHAFGTRGLGAFALAVGGETLWEGVQPMGNEADPFEAFFGAPSERGRVTLTEGRPVEVSLTFQVPDTSTLPLRAIMFSLLHLGPRRDADELIAEAVEAARAADTAVVVVATTERVESEGFDRSDLRLPGRQDDLVRAVAAANPNTVVVVNAGSPVELPWRDEVAAVLLTWFPGQEGGAALADVLLGLAEPGGRLPTTWPARFSDAPVTEVTPAEGRLEYTEGLFIGYRAYERQGIAPAYPFGHGLGYTDWAYESLEVTGATARVRVTNTGTRAGREVVQLYVAPAGAASGGAASDGGQGAAVERPASWLAAFAGVEAGPGESVEAEIALPARAFEVWDEETGRWRRIGGAYEVRASHAHGDTRLTATLEV
- a CDS encoding SGNH/GDSL hydrolase family protein gives rise to the protein MGTTAMRRRARTTRRRTLAGAGAATVLLAGVLTGCQSGGSDTEGEHGSHAGPRWNTAPASVAAAGDSITRGFDACSVLADCPEVSWATGNDPAVHSLAARLLGEAEVPARSWNYAVTGARMADLAGQLASAAEHRPDLVTVMVGSNDACRPTASSMTPVAEFRAGFEKALAGLRAASPASQVYVSSVPDLQRLWEQGKDAPMVRQIWKLGICQSMLADPLSVATGATARREQVRARVVEYNEVLREVCAKDALCRYDGGAVFQYPFSAQQLSRWDWFHPGKDGQARLAELAHRQVTAAEPPR